The Musa acuminata AAA Group cultivar baxijiao chromosome BXJ1-3, Cavendish_Baxijiao_AAA, whole genome shotgun sequence genome window below encodes:
- the LOC135634727 gene encoding uncharacterized protein LOC135634727: MADVRSETESNSPLDVAPRTAAAYLDPHYWDERFAAEEHYEWFKDYSHFQHLLRPFLSPSHSVLEIGCGNSRLCEELRRDGVADITCVDISPVAVERMQNRLRDMGLEGIKVVQADMLDMPFGGESFDVVIEKGTMDVLFVDSGDPWKPRPATVDKVMKMLQGVHKVLKPEGTFISISFGQPHFRRPLFEGQGFTWSVDWKTFGEGFHYFFYTLKKGRRMSDNKECGSERPSMPSISLLHEELEDENYIFRTTICEELET; this comes from the exons ATGGCCGACGTGAGATCAGAGACGGAGAGCAACAGCCCCTTGGACGTTGCCCCGCGCACGGCCGCCGCCTATCTCGATCCCCACTACTG GGATGAGAGGTTCGCCGCCGAAGAGCACTACGAGTGGTTCAAAGATTACTCCCACTTCCAACACCTCCTCCGCCCCTTCCTCAGCCCATCCCACTCG GTACTGGAGATTGGGTGCGGGAACTCGCGGCTCTGCGAGGAGCTGCGCAGGGATGGCGTTGCCGACATCACCTGCGTCGACATCTCCCCCGTCGCTGTCGAAAGGATGCAGAACCGGTTGCGGGACATGGGGCTTGAAG GCATCAAGGTGGTTCAGGCCGACATGCTAGACATGCCTTTTGGTGGGGAATCCTTTGATGTCGTGATCGAGAAAGGCACCATG GATGTCTTGTTTGTGGACAGTGGTGATCCATGGAAACCCCGGCCTGCAACGGTAGATAAGGTGATGAAAATGCTTCAAGGTGTTCACAAGGTTCTGAAACCAGAAGGCACTTTTATTTCAATCTCATTTGGACAG CCACACTTCAGACGGCCACTATTTGAAGGCCAAGGTTTTACCTGGTCTGTTGATTGGAAAACCTTTGGGGAAGGATTCCATTATTTTTTCTATACTCTTAAGAAG GGAAGGAGGATGTCAGACAACAAGGAGTGTGGAAGTGAGAGACCAAGTATGCCATCTATTAGTTTGTTACACGAAGAGCTGGAAGATGAGAATTATATATTTCGAACCACAATATGCGAGGAGCTAGAAACATag
- the LOC135634742 gene encoding protein JINGUBANG-like translates to MAVSREHSPYDAELPSTAPAGSLVLEKGNIHSLAATGCLLYGGFDSKNIRVWKNQQDFAEFKSSSGFVKAIVVAADRVFTGHQDGKIRAWKVSPKDATVYKRIGNLPRLKDILWSSLNPSNYVEARRHSSALWIRHSDAISCLSLNEEQGLLYSGSWDRTFKIWRISDSRCLESVVAHDDTINSIVAAVSGLVFTGSADGTVKVWRRELHGKGTKHAPVQTLLKQEWAVTSLAISPTAPVVYCGSSDGLINFWEGEQHLVHGGVLQSHKMAVLCLVASGNLLLSGSADTTICVWRREGAVHTCLSVLSGHAGPVKCLAIAPDAGGDEDGGSGATRWTVYSGSLDKSVKLWRVSEQAPEALLRGPQLVPVAPGDSKAC, encoded by the coding sequence ATGGCCGTGAGCCGTGAGCATTCCCCGTACGACGCCGAGCTTCCCAGCACCGCGCCCGCCGGCTCCCTGGTGCTCGAGAAGGGTAACATCCACTCGCTCGCAGCCACCGGCTGCCTCCTCTACGGGGGCTTCGACAGCAAGAACATCCGCGTTTGGAAGAACCAGCAGGACTTCGCGGAGTTCAAGTCCAGCAGCGGGTTCGTGAAGGCCATTGTCGTCGCGGCAGACCGCGTCTTCACCGGCCACCAGGACGGCAAGATCCGGGCGTGGAAGGTGTCCCCCAAGGACGCCACCGTGTACAAGAGGATTGGGAACCTCCCCAGGCTCAAGGACATCCTCTGGAGCTCGCTCAACCCTTCCAACTACGTGGAGGCCAGGCGCCACAGCAGTGCCCTGTGGATCCGCCACTCCGATGCCATCTCTTGCCTCAGCCTCAACGAGGAGCAGGGGCTGCTCTACTCCGGCTCCTGGGACAGGACCTTCAAGATCTGGCGGATCTCCGACTCCAGGTGCCTCGAGTCCGTCGTCGCCCACGACGACACCATCAACTCGATCGTGGCCGCCGTCAGCGGGCTCGTCTTTACCGGCTCGGCCGACGGCACCGTCAAGGTGTGGCGGCGGGAGCTGCACGGGAAGGGTACCAAGCACGCGCCGGTGCAGACGCTCCTCAAGCAGGAGTGGGCGGTGACCTCACTCGCGATCAGCCCCACGGCGCCCGTCGTCTACTGCGGCTCTTCCGACGGGCTGATCAACTTCTGGGAGGGGGAGCAGCATCTGGTACACGGTGGGGTGCTCCAGAGCCACAAGATGGCGGTGTTGTGCCTCGTGGCTTCCGGTAACCTCCTGCTGAGCGGCTCCGCCGACACTACCATCTGCGTGTGGCGCCGCGAGGGCGCGGTGCACACCTGCCTCTCGGTGCTCAGCGGCCATGCCGGGCCCGTCAAGTGCCTCGCGATAGCACCGGACGCCGGCGGGGATGAGGACGGCGGCAGCGGCGCCACGAGGTGGACCGTGTACAGCGGCAGCCTAGACAAGTCCGTGAAGCTGTGGCGCGTGTCCGAGCAGGCACCGGAGGCGCTGCTGAGGGGGCCACAGCTCGTGCCGGTGGCACCCGGCGACTCGAAGGCGTGCTAG
- the LOC135634748 gene encoding serine hydroxymethyltransferase, mitochondrial isoform X2 has translation MAMASLLRRLSSSSAKTQPFLRSSLYYMVPSPANPSKICIIWPKQLNAPLEVVDPEIADIVELEKARQWKGLELIPSENFTSLSVMQAVGSIMSLKNSEGCPGARYYGGNEYMDMAESLCQKRALEAFRLDPAKWGVNVQSLSGSLANFQVYTALLKPHERIMALDLPHGGHLSHGYQTDTKKISAVSIFFETMPYRLNESTGYIDYDQLEKSATLFRPKLIVAGASAYARLYDYARIRKVCDKHKAILLADMAHTSGLVSAGVIPSPFEYADVVTTTTHKSLRGPHGAMIFFRKGVKQINKQGKEVMYDFEEKINAAVFPGLQGGPHNHIITGLAVALKQATTPEYKAYQEQVLSNCAKFAQCLVEKGYELVSGGTENHLVLVNLKNKGIDGSRVEKVLELVHIAANKNTVPGDVSAMVPGGIRMGTPALTSRGFVEEDFAKVADFFDTAVKLALKIKSETKGSKLKDFLATIQTNANIQSEIAKLRHEVEEYAKQFPTIGFDKETMKHRN, from the exons ATGGCAATGGCGTCGTTGCTCCGTAGGCTCTCTTCCTCCTCTGCGAAGACGCAGCCTTTCCTGCGGAGCTCTCTCTACTACATGGTCCCTTCTCCAGCCAATCCTTCCAAAATCTGCA TTATCTGGCCGAAGCAGCTGAACGCTCCGTTGGAGGTCGTCGATCCGGAGATTGCGGATATCGTCGAGCTTGAAAAGGCGAGGCAATGGAAG GGACTCGAGCTTATACCTTCGGAGAATTTCACGTCGTTGTCGGTGATGCAAGCAGTAGGCTCCATCATGTCTTTAAAAAACAGCGAGGGGTGCCCTGGTGCAAGATACTACGGAGGAAACGA ATATATGGACATGGCAGAATCATTGTGTCAAAAGCGTGCGCTTGAAGCTTTTCGTTTGGATCCTGCAAAATGGGGAG TAAATGTGCAGTCTTTGTCTGGGTCACTTGCTAATTTTCAAGTATATACTGCACTCTTGAAGCCACATGAGAGAATAATGGCACTTGATCTGCCTCATGGTGGACATCTTTCTCATGGTTACCAG ACTGATACCAAGAAAATATCTGCGGTCTCCATATTTTTTGAGACAATGCCTTATAGGCTGAATGAGAGTACTGGATACATTGATTATGATCAG CTGGAGAAAAGCGCTACACTCTTCAGGCCAAAATTAATAGTTGCTGGAGCTAGTGCATATGCTCGTCTTTATGACTATGCACGAATTCGGAAG GTATGTGACAAGCACAAAGCTATCCTTCTGGCAGATATGGCACACACTAGTGGACTTGTTTCCGCTGGTGTTATTCCATCTCCATTTGAGTATGCGGATGTTGTCACAACTACAACTCACAAGTCGCTTCGTGGACCACATGGAGCCATGATATTTTTCAGGAAAGGAGTGAAACAGATCAATAAACAAGGGAAAGAA GTTATGTATGACTTTGAAGAGAAGATCAATGCAGCAGTCTTCCCTGGACTTCAAGGTGGTCCTCACAACCACATAATCACTGGATTAGCTGTTGCGCTAAAGCAG GCCACCACCCCAGAATACAAGGCATATCAAGAGCAAGTACTAAGTAATTGTGCAAAATTTGCTCAG TGCTTGGTCGAGAAAGGCTATGAGCTTGTTTCCGGTGGAACAGAGAACCATTTAGTCTTGGTGAATCTTAAGAACAAG GGAATCGATGGGTCTAGAGTTGAAAAGGTGCTGGAATTAGTTCACATTGCAGCTAACAAAAATACAGTACCTGGTGATGTATCTGCCATGGTTCCTGGAGGCATCAGAATGG GAACCCCGGCCCTCACATCAAGAGGATTTGTTGAAGAAGATTTCGCTAAAGTTGCCGACTTTTTTGACACTGCTGTCAAATTGGCACTGAAGATCAAGTCTGAAACCAAAG GATCCAAGCTGAAGGATTTCCTAGCCACCATTCAAACAAATGCAAATATTCAATCTGAGATTGCAAAGCTCCGCCATGAGGTGGAGGAATACGCAAAGCAATTCCCAACAATTGGATTTGACAAGGAAACAATGAAACATAGAAACTGA
- the LOC135634748 gene encoding serine hydroxymethyltransferase, mitochondrial isoform X1, with product MQAVGSIMSLKNSEGCPGARYYGGNEYMDMAESLCQKRALEAFRLDPAKWGVNVQSLSGSLANFQVYTALLKPHERIMALDLPHGGHLSHGYQTDTKKISAVSIFFETMPYRLNESTGYIDYDQLEKSATLFRPKLIVAGASAYARLYDYARIRKVCDKHKAILLADMAHTSGLVSAGVIPSPFEYADVVTTTTHKSLRGPHGAMIFFRKGVKQINKQGKEVMYDFEEKINAAVFPGLQGGPHNHIITGLAVALKQATTPEYKAYQEQVLSNCAKFAQCLVEKGYELVSGGTENHLVLVNLKNKGIDGSRVEKVLELVHIAANKNTVPGDVSAMVPGGIRMGTPALTSRGFVEEDFAKVADFFDTAVKLALKIKSETKGSKLKDFLATIQTNANIQSEIAKLRHEVEEYAKQFPTIGFDKETMKHRN from the exons ATGCAAGCAGTAGGCTCCATCATGTCTTTAAAAAACAGCGAGGGGTGCCCTGGTGCAAGATACTACGGAGGAAACGA ATATATGGACATGGCAGAATCATTGTGTCAAAAGCGTGCGCTTGAAGCTTTTCGTTTGGATCCTGCAAAATGGGGAG TAAATGTGCAGTCTTTGTCTGGGTCACTTGCTAATTTTCAAGTATATACTGCACTCTTGAAGCCACATGAGAGAATAATGGCACTTGATCTGCCTCATGGTGGACATCTTTCTCATGGTTACCAG ACTGATACCAAGAAAATATCTGCGGTCTCCATATTTTTTGAGACAATGCCTTATAGGCTGAATGAGAGTACTGGATACATTGATTATGATCAG CTGGAGAAAAGCGCTACACTCTTCAGGCCAAAATTAATAGTTGCTGGAGCTAGTGCATATGCTCGTCTTTATGACTATGCACGAATTCGGAAG GTATGTGACAAGCACAAAGCTATCCTTCTGGCAGATATGGCACACACTAGTGGACTTGTTTCCGCTGGTGTTATTCCATCTCCATTTGAGTATGCGGATGTTGTCACAACTACAACTCACAAGTCGCTTCGTGGACCACATGGAGCCATGATATTTTTCAGGAAAGGAGTGAAACAGATCAATAAACAAGGGAAAGAA GTTATGTATGACTTTGAAGAGAAGATCAATGCAGCAGTCTTCCCTGGACTTCAAGGTGGTCCTCACAACCACATAATCACTGGATTAGCTGTTGCGCTAAAGCAG GCCACCACCCCAGAATACAAGGCATATCAAGAGCAAGTACTAAGTAATTGTGCAAAATTTGCTCAG TGCTTGGTCGAGAAAGGCTATGAGCTTGTTTCCGGTGGAACAGAGAACCATTTAGTCTTGGTGAATCTTAAGAACAAG GGAATCGATGGGTCTAGAGTTGAAAAGGTGCTGGAATTAGTTCACATTGCAGCTAACAAAAATACAGTACCTGGTGATGTATCTGCCATGGTTCCTGGAGGCATCAGAATGG GAACCCCGGCCCTCACATCAAGAGGATTTGTTGAAGAAGATTTCGCTAAAGTTGCCGACTTTTTTGACACTGCTGTCAAATTGGCACTGAAGATCAAGTCTGAAACCAAAG GATCCAAGCTGAAGGATTTCCTAGCCACCATTCAAACAAATGCAAATATTCAATCTGAGATTGCAAAGCTCCGCCATGAGGTGGAGGAATACGCAAAGCAATTCCCAACAATTGGATTTGACAAGGAAACAATGAAACATAGAAACTGA
- the LOC135634738 gene encoding uncharacterized protein LOC135634738, translating into MVYTITFLLFPSDPRHYKQEPAMEICSSCDAAAVVAAASSPTAKLVLQDGKLQQFLRPVKASHVLRKDPACFVCNADVMEFDDFVSPVHADDDRQPGQLYFLLPVSMLRRPLHAEEMVAPVTKARAALMVSGGFHFPDASAAKSGSRLVVEPGQRRRRPSSMRRGGEGRDFKLGLSGIPE; encoded by the coding sequence ATGGTATATACGATAACCTTCCTTCTCTTCCCTTCCGATCCCAGACACTATAAGCAGGAGCCTGCCATGGAGATCTGCAGCTCGTGCGACGCGGCGGCCGTGGTGGCGGCGGCCTCCTCCCCCACCGCCAAGCTGGTCCTGCAGGACGGCAAGCTGCAGCAGTTCTTGCGGCCCGTGAAGGCATCGCATGTGCTCCGGAAGGACCCGGCCTGCTTCGTCTGCAACGCCGACGTCATGGAGTTCGACGACTTCGTCTCCCCTGTCCATGCCGACGACGATCGACAGCCCGGGCAGCTCTACTTCCTCCTCCCCGTCTCCATGCTGCGGCGGCCGCTCCACGCGGAGGAGATGGTCGCGCCAGTCACGAAAGCCAGAGCGGCTCTCATGGTCTCCGGCGGTTTCCACTTCCCCGATGCTTCAGCCGCCAAATCCGGTAGTAGGCTGGTGGTGGAGCCAGGGCAGCGGAGGAGAAGGCCGAGCTCCATGAGAAGAGGTGGCGAGGGACGAGATTTCAAGCTCGGGCTTAGCGGCATTCCGGAGTAG
- the LOC135634733 gene encoding uncharacterized protein LOC135634733 produces the protein MGSVGEVSARHRRSRSDSDKRIRTDKLDVSVKSFHHVRMDVEEVGQAEIKKGPSPNCEVESSLKKEIQQLEKCLKDQFVVRQALEKALRHKSSAIDTSIDGYIPKPTMELIREIAMLELEVVHLEQYLLSLYRRVFEQRISNVSPAAVEDVKKQQLISQSMPFPEAATHDIPFRKAESAFQSSHILLPRKSANKLCNEACPVNCQEKHGRGIHRSHSSLVPRSVCSAKGSPSAKNLARALGACHTLPLSLLKHGQDFNSGVTRLADHLGTTIADHIPETPNKLSEDMIKSMCAIYCKLSDDHVGHHCVASSPTLSFSSRNTFSPCYMKELQSPYCKREAVLDAWLENSCCTERLKDFSGPYSVMVEVSSICKHSRRSSDLDEMLQNYKLLVQRLEMVDPRSMSNDEKIAFWINIHNAIMMHAHLEYGIPGSNIKKASLLIKNTYNIGGRMINADIIQGSILGCRMHPPGQWLRLLLFSQVKIKDGDEWKTYAIKNPEPLIRFALCSGGHSDPAVRVYNPKRLFHQLESAKMEYIHATVTVRKGYKILLPRLVDFFAKDSNQSTQELLDMIKCYLPERLRLVINGCHESSCRKIIEWVPHNFSFRYLLPREL, from the exons ATGGGCTCTGTTGGAGAGGTCTCTGCAAGGCACAGGCGTTCTAGGAG TGATTCAGACAAGAGAATAAGGACGGACAAACTGGATGTATCGGTCAAATCATTTCATCATGTTAGGATG GATGTGGAAGAAGTCGGCCAAGCTGAGATCAAGAAAGGGCCTTCACCTAACTGTGAGGTTGAAAGCTCTCTCAAGAAAGAG ATTCAACAACTTGAGAAATGCCTCAAGGATCAGTTTGTTGTGCGACAAGCTCTAGAAAAAGCATTGCGACACAAGAGTTCTGCCATTGATACATCGATTGATGGTTATATTCCAAAG CCAACCATGGAGCTAATAAGGGAGATTGCGATGTTAGAGTTAGAGGTTGTGCATTTGGAACAATATCTTCTATCACTCTACCGAAGAGTCTTTGAACAACGTATATCAAATGTATCTCCCGCTGCTGTTGAAGATGTAAAGAAGCAGCAACTGATTTCCCAGTCAATGCCATTTCCAGAAGCCGCAACACATGATATCCCATTCAGAAAAGCCGAATCAGCATTTCAGTCGAGTCATATTCTTCTTCCACGAAAATCAGCAAACAAGTTATGCAATGAAGCTTGTCCTGTTAATTGTCAAGAGAAGCATGGTCGTGGCATTCACCGCAGCCATTCATCACTAGTGCCACGCTCAGTATGTTCAGCTAAAGGGTCACCTTCGGCAAAGAATCTAGCTCGAGCTCTCGGGGCATGCCATACTCTACCTTTATCGTTACTTAAA CATGGACAAGACTTCAATTCAGGGGTAACAAGGCTGGCAGATCATCTTGGAACAACAATTGCTGATCACATTCCTGAGACACCAAACAAACTATCTGAAGACATGATCAAGTCCATGTGTGCCATCTATTGTAAACTTTCAGATGACCATGTTGGGCATCACTGTGTCGCATCTTCACCTACTTTGTCCTTCTCATCAAGGAATACATTTTCTCCCTGTTATATGAAAGAACTGCAGAGCCCTTATTGTAAAAGAGAAGCCGTCCTTGATGCATGGTTGGAGAATTCTTGCTGCACTGAAAGATTAAAGGATTTCAGTGGACCTTACAGTGTGATGGTAGAGGTGTCTTCAATATGCAAGCACAGCCGAAGGTCTAGTGATCTTGACGAAATGCTGCAGAATTATAA ATTGCTTGTTCAGCGATTGGAAATGGTTGATCCGAGATCGATGAGCAATGACGAAAAGATTGCTTTCTGGATTAACATACACAATGCAATTATGATgcat GCACATCTGGAATATGGGATTCCAGGAAGCAACATAAAAAAGGCATCCTTACTAATCAAG AATACATACAATATAGGCGGTCGCATGATAAATGCAGACATAATACAGGGCTCAATACTTGGATGCCGAATGCATCCTCCTGGGCAG TGGCTACGCTTATTACTCTTCTCACAAGTAAAGATCAAAGATGGTGATGAGTGGAAAACCTATGCCATCAAGAATCCTGAACCTCTGATACGCTTTGCACTTTGTTCAGGAGGCCATTCAGATCCCGCG GTTAGAGTGTACAATCCAAAGAGATTGTTCCATCAGCTGGAATCTGCAAAGATGGAGTACATCCATGCAACTGTGACCGTTCGAAAGGGATACAAGATTCTTCTGCCAAGACTCGTTGATTTCTTCGCGAAGGACTCCAATCAATCTACTCAAGAATTACTGGACATGATCAAGTGCTATCTTCCCGAGAGGTTGAGGTTGGTGATCAACGGATGCCATGAAAGCAGCTGCCGCAAGATCATCGAGTGGGTGCCTCACAACTTCTCTTTCAGGTACTTGTTGCCAAGAGAACTTTGA